A portion of the Cryptomeria japonica chromosome 5, Sugi_1.0, whole genome shotgun sequence genome contains these proteins:
- the LOC131052902 gene encoding uncharacterized protein LOC131052902 gives MLEGRALVGETDMSQKMQDYAMLCAYEALDLHEVTEYEAIARFIKKKFDETYGIAWQCIVGFSLGSSITHVSGTFICFHVEKLAFLLFKDALFNEEQGQMGFACGKANLAFMKQ, from the exons ATGTTGGAAGGCAGGGCACTTGTTGGGGAAACAGATATGTCAcaaaaaatgcaagattatgccatgTTATGTGCCTACGAGGCTCTTGATTTGCATGAAGTTACTGAATACGAAGCCATTGCTCGTTTCATTAAGAAG AAGTTCGACGAAACATATGGAATTGCATGGCAATGCATAGTTGGGTTCAGTTTAGGATCATCTATTACCCATGTCAGTGGAACATTTATTTGCTTCCACGTGGAGAAATTGGCTTTTCTGCTCTTCAAAGATGCACTTTTCAACGAGGAACAGGGTCAAATGGGCTTTGCATGTGGTAAGGCAAACTTGGCATTTATGAAGCAATGA